A window of the Streptococcus sp. 116-D4 genome harbors these coding sequences:
- a CDS encoding N-acetylmuramoyl-L-alanine amidase family protein, whose translation MSALSLLGTGVITANQVSASEKTSTEKQIEATITKVEIDYFGLSFEGRLSEPLQHGGDKAAKGNVTLIDKATGKIVYQSHDAVIFSDLTKDVSDQFLQPLFYSNQFKGDIFVSEQFPDGTYILEMSGEAGSPYDDLTDTRKRVFKVRKDVTIGNPSTNSNTNTTTQSGSNSNISGSWLQSGSRWWYKHADGSYTTNGWEKINGVWYRFDNSGWMQTGWVKDGSWYYLDGSGAMKTGWVKDNGSWYYLQDSGAMKTGWMKVSGKWYYAYSSGALAINTTTPDGYRVNYNGEWV comes from the coding sequence ATCTCAGCTCTATCACTTCTTGGCACTGGAGTCATCACAGCTAATCAAGTATCAGCTAGCGAGAAGACGAGTACTGAAAAACAAATAGAGGCAACAATTACAAAAGTTGAAATTGATTATTTTGGACTTAGCTTCGAAGGCAGACTTTCAGAGCCACTACAACACGGAGGTGATAAGGCTGCTAAGGGAAATGTTACTTTGATTGATAAAGCGACCGGAAAAATTGTGTACCAAAGTCACGATGCTGTCATTTTTAGTGACTTAACTAAAGATGTCAGTGATCAATTTTTACAACCTTTATTTTATAGCAATCAATTTAAAGGTGATATTTTTGTTTCAGAACAATTTCCAGATGGAACATATATTTTGGAGATGTCTGGAGAAGCTGGTTCGCCTTACGATGACTTAACTGATACAAGAAAACGTGTCTTTAAAGTTAGAAAAGATGTGACTATCGGAAATCCTTCTACAAATTCAAATACTAACACAACAACTCAATCAGGTTCGAATTCTAATATCTCAGGTAGTTGGCTACAATCTGGTTCTCGTTGGTGGTACAAACACGCCGACGGTTCCTATACAACTAATGGCTGGGAAAAAATCAATGGTGTTTGGTATCGTTTTGACAACTCTGGCTGGATGCAAACTGGCTGGGTAAAAGACGGTAGCTGGTACTATCTCGACGGTTCAGGTGCGATGAAGACAGGTTGGGTCAAAGATAACGGTAGCTGGTACTATCTTCAAGACTCAGGCGCTATGAAAACTGGCTGGATGAAGGTATCTGGTAAATGGTACTATGCTTATAGCTCTGGTGCACTAGCAATCAATACGACAACACCTGATGGCTACCGTGTCAATTACAACGGTGAGTGGGTCTAA